One stretch of Methanofastidiosum sp. DNA includes these proteins:
- a CDS encoding 50S ribosomal protein L37e, whose protein sequence is MSKGTPSYGKRNNKTHVRCRRCGNHSYHASHGICASCGFGKSAKMRSYNWCKRK, encoded by the coding sequence ATGAGTAAAGGAACACCTTCCTACGGTAAGAGGAACAATAAAACACATGTGAGATGCAGAAGGTGTGGAAATCATTCGTATCATGCTTCTCATGGTATCTGTGCATCATGTGGCTTTGGTAAATCTGCAAAGATGAGAAGCTACAATTGGTGTAAAAGGAAATGA
- a CDS encoding two pore domain potassium channel family protein produces MEEERLQGIFDAIMIFFSLLVIPVVYILLFSKNQTFLLWATIADIIIWLAFVFELIVMLSITKEKKRYLINNWINLLVILLSPPFPTVFFHKFKLIRLLRLSRLIIMFAVIRRGTKELSHFYARNSLIYVLTLTTILTLLSGFLFSAIEDGYTLFDGAWWSIETIATVGYGDIWPKTFNGRILAIFVIFIGLGLMSVVTATISAYFVNKDAIEDKNEMMKELKKLRNEVKYLKEKIDKIDQNRNI; encoded by the coding sequence ATGGAAGAAGAAAGGTTGCAGGGAATATTTGATGCAATAATGATCTTCTTTTCTTTACTAGTTATACCTGTAGTTTACATACTCTTATTTAGCAAAAATCAGACCTTCCTTTTATGGGCAACTATAGCAGATATAATCATATGGTTGGCTTTCGTCTTTGAATTAATAGTAATGCTTTCAATTACAAAGGAAAAAAAGAGATATTTGATAAATAACTGGATAAATTTATTGGTAATATTATTATCTCCTCCCTTTCCAACTGTTTTTTTCCACAAATTTAAGCTGATAAGATTACTGAGATTATCACGTCTTATAATTATGTTTGCAGTAATACGGCGAGGCACAAAAGAACTAAGTCACTTTTATGCGAGAAATTCCTTGATATACGTCTTAACATTAACTACTATTTTGACACTGTTATCGGGATTTTTATTTTCTGCAATTGAAGATGGATACACATTGTTTGACGGTGCATGGTGGTCAATTGAAACAATTGCCACTGTGGGATATGGGGATATATGGCCTAAAACTTTTAATGGAAGAATCCTAGCAATATTTGTTATTTTCATAGGGCTTGGATTAATGTCTGTAGTAACGGCTACAATATCTGCCTATTTTGTAAATAAAGATGCAATTGAAGATAAAAACGAAATGATGAAAGAACTAAAAAAACTAAGAAACGAAGTTAAATACCTAAAAGAGAAAATCGACAAAATCGATCAAAATAGGAATATTTAA
- a CDS encoding RNA-binding protein — protein MKKKPVHDLKKGEIKEILNSIRNLFGENILLSIDTKSSFKISNLDENIDLIYVNDIPSFLKLKNYFIPSLKLLVLLSKEEIPRKIVIDMGAVPFIAKGADVMRPGVKEVDSEIEKDGPVIILDEKHGKPIAVGIALYSSEEISSMKEGKVIKTLHYVGDKIWQGI, from the coding sequence ATGAAGAAAAAACCGGTTCACGATTTAAAAAAAGGAGAAATAAAAGAGATTTTAAACTCTATTAGAAATCTTTTTGGAGAAAATATTTTACTGAGTATAGATACAAAGTCTTCATTTAAAATATCAAATTTGGATGAAAACATTGATTTGATATATGTAAACGATATACCTTCTTTTTTAAAACTGAAAAATTATTTCATACCTTCATTAAAGCTTTTAGTTTTACTTAGTAAAGAAGAGATACCACGGAAAATAGTAATCGACATGGGGGCAGTTCCATTTATAGCTAAAGGTGCAGATGTCATGAGGCCCGGGGTAAAGGAAGTTGATAGTGAGATTGAAAAGGATGGACCTGTAATTATCCTAGATGAAAAACATGGTAAGCCCATCGCAGTAGGGATAGCCTTGTATTCTTCAGAGGAGATATCTTCAATGAAAGAAGGCAAAGTTATTAAGACTCTTCATTATGTAGGCGATAAAATCTGGCAGGGAATTTGA
- a CDS encoding topoisomerase yields MIDTRIIVEGVSDVETLSKAIQDLALGSEFGVTISSIIPTTNIEIAKKSIVGADIVLIATDADRSGRELAERLFEELKGKEIIIERVKFPKGRDLEHTDLFLVSKEIKNSLVRIGLKSLKSIDLLLEKERFMRSLEKDMFSLKLENDDLKKKTRTFEQTLEGIESEKELINKLEEDIDRLNVEKNEIELENSEIKKELKSKEDRIFELEARYKDLEAKILNIFDLETYWSKISNDQSPTASEIRKAIEILGLDRVEASDDFIVSPSEENVYKVLKLIKMGRELNKN; encoded by the coding sequence ATGATTGACACAAGGATTATAGTTGAAGGAGTTTCTGATGTTGAGACCTTATCAAAGGCTATACAAGATCTAGCCTTGGGTTCTGAATTTGGAGTTACAATTTCTTCTATAATTCCTACTACCAACATTGAAATTGCTAAAAAATCAATAGTTGGTGCAGATATTGTTTTAATTGCGACAGACGCAGATAGGTCAGGTAGAGAACTTGCCGAAAGGCTTTTTGAAGAGCTAAAAGGAAAAGAGATCATAATAGAAAGAGTAAAGTTTCCAAAAGGCCGTGACCTGGAACACACAGATCTTTTTTTAGTATCAAAAGAAATTAAAAACAGCCTTGTTAGAATCGGATTAAAATCTCTTAAATCAATTGATTTATTATTAGAAAAAGAAAGATTCATGCGCTCTCTTGAAAAGGACATGTTTTCATTAAAGTTAGAAAATGATGATTTAAAGAAGAAAACAAGGACTTTCGAGCAAACTCTTGAAGGTATAGAGAGTGAGAAGGAACTAATTAACAAACTTGAAGAGGATATAGACAGGCTAAACGTTGAAAAGAATGAAATAGAACTTGAGAACTCTGAAATTAAAAAGGAACTCAAATCTAAAGAGGACAGGATTTTTGAACTTGAAGCAAGGTATAAGGATCTTGAAGCCAAGATTCTTAATATATTTGATCTTGAAACTTACTGGTCAAAAATATCCAATGATCAGTCCCCAACTGCTTCCGAGATAAGGAAGGCCATAGAGATTCTAGGGCTTGACCGTGTCGAAGCCTCTGATGACTTTATAGTTTCCCCATCTGAAGAAAATGTATACAAGGTATTAAAACTCATAAAGATGGGCCGAGAGCTTAATAAAAATTAA
- a CDS encoding small nuclear ribonucleoprotein (Enables 3` processing of polyadenylated mRNAs and tRNA precursors): MAQRPLDIIHRALDSNVLVELKGGREFRGTLKGYDIHMNLVMEAAEELQNGESVRKLGHVVVRGDNVVLISPSLED; this comes from the coding sequence TTGGCTCAAAGACCACTCGACATCATACACAGAGCTTTGGATTCCAATGTCCTAGTAGAGCTTAAAGGCGGTAGAGAGTTTAGAGGAACTCTTAAAGGTTATGATATTCATATGAATCTTGTAATGGAGGCTGCTGAAGAGCTTCAGAACGGAGAATCTGTAAGGAAGCTAGGGCATGTAGTTGTAAGAGGAGACAACGTTGTTTTGATTTCACCAAGTTTGGAGGATTAA
- the glmS gene encoding glutamine--fructose-6-phosphate transaminase (isomerizing) encodes MCGIVGIINDGKISIKNDLLKSLKRLEYRGYDSVGYADVEGNVKKDVGEISKFINSIEDSITSCAISHTRWATHGGVTKTNSHPHWDCNRNIFTVHNGIIENYEELKKELISKGHVFITETDSEVISHFFEEELKTKNIIDAIKSFIKRIEGTYAILIIEKGTNRIYAIKKDSPLVLGLANDRFYLASDIYAFSDITNKAIFFEDEEFAIIDPDKYTFYDASGNEVKKGIYEFTWAISQEESVQDYPHYMLKEIHEQPIAAQRLINSLDGEQHDKVNKIANLIKNSKRVVFTAAGSSYYASLLGIYFLNRVGVNAHTLIASEFQNFMLVDKDTLFIAISQSGETMDVVAATKWARERGAKIVSLVNVPHSTLQRMSDISLEIHAGPEICVAATKTFTNQVVALLYLSYLLGFSVNMKTIPGKIEYIIKENEEIIKKMADELYDKRDIYIIGRGLSYPPSREVALKLKEISYIHAEGMMGGELKHGTIALIEPGTPVIALIPGKDFDMYSNAKEVEARGARVIKIANMMDSDFKIDVTINDGKFAILSVVIGQLLTYYIARKKGLPIDKPRNLAKSVTVK; translated from the coding sequence ATGTGTGGAATCGTTGGAATTATCAATGATGGCAAAATATCGATAAAAAATGACCTCTTAAAGTCATTGAAAAGACTTGAATATAGGGGTTATGACTCTGTAGGCTACGCGGATGTTGAAGGTAATGTAAAAAAAGATGTAGGCGAGATCTCTAAATTCATCAACTCTATAGAAGATTCTATCACGTCATGTGCTATTTCCCACACAAGGTGGGCAACACATGGGGGGGTTACAAAGACAAATTCCCACCCGCACTGGGACTGTAATAGAAACATATTTACTGTTCATAATGGGATTATTGAAAATTATGAAGAGCTAAAGAAAGAACTAATTTCTAAAGGGCATGTTTTTATAACTGAAACTGATTCGGAAGTTATTTCACATTTTTTTGAAGAAGAGTTGAAAACAAAAAATATTATTGATGCTATAAAAAGTTTTATTAAAAGAATCGAGGGGACCTATGCCATTCTTATTATCGAGAAAGGCACAAATAGAATTTACGCTATAAAGAAAGATTCGCCCCTAGTTTTAGGACTTGCTAATGATAGATTCTATCTTGCTTCAGATATTTATGCGTTCTCTGATATTACAAACAAGGCAATATTTTTTGAAGATGAAGAGTTTGCTATAATAGACCCTGATAAGTATACGTTTTATGATGCTAGCGGGAATGAAGTAAAAAAAGGAATATATGAGTTCACTTGGGCAATATCTCAAGAAGAATCGGTTCAAGACTACCCACATTACATGTTAAAGGAGATCCATGAACAGCCGATTGCAGCTCAAAGACTAATAAACTCACTTGATGGTGAGCAACATGATAAGGTCAATAAGATTGCAAATCTAATAAAGAACTCAAAAAGGGTAGTTTTTACTGCAGCGGGTAGCTCCTATTACGCCTCCCTTCTAGGTATTTATTTCCTGAATAGAGTTGGTGTGAACGCTCACACATTGATTGCAAGTGAATTTCAGAATTTTATGCTTGTCGACAAAGACACCCTCTTTATAGCGATATCTCAGAGTGGGGAAACAATGGATGTCGTGGCGGCGACAAAGTGGGCAAGAGAAAGAGGTGCTAAGATAGTATCTCTTGTTAACGTTCCACACTCAACACTACAGAGAATGTCTGATATATCCCTTGAGATACATGCGGGGCCTGAGATATGTGTAGCAGCCACAAAGACTTTTACAAATCAGGTTGTGGCACTCTTGTATTTATCTTACCTATTGGGTTTTTCTGTCAACATGAAAACAATCCCTGGAAAAATAGAGTATATCATTAAAGAAAATGAAGAGATTATCAAGAAGATGGCCGACGAGCTATATGATAAAAGAGACATATATATAATTGGAAGAGGCCTTTCATATCCGCCTTCGAGAGAGGTGGCCTTAAAGCTAAAGGAAATATCGTACATACATGCAGAAGGTATGATGGGAGGAGAACTAAAGCATGGTACTATCGCTTTGATAGAACCAGGAACTCCAGTTATCGCATTGATCCCAGGTAAGGACTTTGACATGTATTCAAACGCAAAAGAAGTTGAAGCTAGGGGGGCCAGAGTTATTAAAATAGCCAATATGATGGATTCTGACTTTAAAATAGATGTCACGATAAATGACGGTAAGTTTGCAATTCTATCAGTTGTTATTGGACAGCTTCTCACATACTATATTGCAAGAAAAAAAGGACTCCCAATTGACAAGCCAAGAAACCTTGCAAAGTCTGTCACTGTAAAATAA